Proteins from one Gimesia maris genomic window:
- a CDS encoding FG-GAP repeat domain-containing protein, with product MSLKNRALILLVLIISIPIVMWLVLPKLPSLGQPAEIFSGGTAYPASPVKFERATVGAEPAGLPLITNVQILDFDGDGQNEILACDSGRSIVSLFQKEGPASWQEKVLLTGLAAPAHATAVDIDADGDLDIIVSILGNLMPDDRVIGRVELYERVGDGYKKHVILNDVRRVADVQPGDFDGDGDLDLAVAVFGYNRGSVLWLENRGGLQFRDHELLNAPGTIHVPVADYDGDGDLDIAAIVTQDEEELWGFENLGNGEFKKRRLWFTINLDLGGAGLIHADLDQDGDEDLILPAGDNLEDLDAYPQPYHGCLWFENKGNWEFEPHRISDLGGTYAADTGDIDGDGDLDVVLVSMTNDWYDPKTASIVWLENDGTQNFKTWQIDNDPIHLVTVAVGDLDGDNRDDLVAGGLNLRKPYQRIGRINAWLNLKEDKP from the coding sequence ATGTCACTGAAAAATCGCGCGCTCATCCTGCTCGTCCTGATCATCTCCATACCGATCGTCATGTGGCTGGTTCTGCCAAAGTTACCTTCTCTGGGCCAACCTGCGGAGATCTTTTCGGGAGGAACAGCATATCCTGCTTCTCCTGTGAAATTTGAGCGGGCAACCGTCGGTGCCGAGCCGGCAGGTTTACCGCTGATTACGAATGTGCAGATTCTGGATTTTGATGGGGACGGGCAGAACGAAATACTAGCCTGCGATTCCGGACGAAGCATTGTTTCACTATTTCAAAAAGAGGGGCCAGCCTCCTGGCAGGAAAAAGTGCTGCTCACCGGGTTAGCGGCACCTGCTCATGCGACCGCCGTCGACATTGATGCTGACGGCGATCTGGATATCATCGTTTCCATTCTCGGTAATCTCATGCCCGACGATCGCGTGATCGGGCGCGTGGAACTCTATGAGCGTGTGGGGGATGGTTATAAAAAGCACGTGATCCTGAATGATGTCCGACGTGTGGCTGATGTACAGCCCGGGGATTTCGACGGCGATGGGGATCTGGATCTGGCGGTTGCCGTATTCGGCTACAATCGTGGTTCCGTATTGTGGCTGGAGAACCGGGGGGGGCTGCAGTTCCGCGATCATGAACTCTTAAATGCTCCCGGAACTATTCATGTGCCCGTCGCCGATTATGATGGGGATGGCGATCTGGATATCGCAGCAATTGTGACTCAGGATGAAGAAGAACTGTGGGGGTTTGAAAATCTCGGAAATGGTGAGTTCAAGAAAAGGCGACTCTGGTTTACCATCAATCTCGATCTGGGAGGGGCAGGCCTGATCCACGCTGATCTCGATCAGGATGGGGACGAAGACCTGATTCTTCCCGCAGGAGACAACCTGGAAGATCTCGACGCCTACCCGCAGCCATATCACGGCTGTCTGTGGTTCGAGAATAAAGGTAACTGGGAGTTTGAACCGCATCGGATCTCAGATCTGGGGGGGACTTACGCTGCAGATACAGGCGATATCGATGGTGATGGCGATCTGGATGTGGTGCTGGTAAGCATGACCAACGACTGGTATGACCCGAAAACGGCCAGTATTGTCTGGCTGGAAAACGATGGAACTCAGAATTTTAAAACCTGGCAGATCGACAATGATCCTATTCATCTCGTCACTGTCGCAGTCGGGGATCTCGACGGTGATAACCGTGATGACCTGGTGGCAGGGGGATTGAATTTGCGGAAACCATATCAGAGGATTGGTCGAATCAACGCCTGGTTGAATCTTAAGGAGGACAAACCATGA
- a CDS encoding phosphatidylinositol-specific phospholipase C/glycerophosphodiester phosphodiesterase family protein → MFRLKFFSVLLLALVCCNSNGLAQSLHQTPLFQAHAHNDYRQKRPLQDALDNDFWSVEADIILVDGELLVGHSRDELSMDRTLRKLYLNPLKNYFLDNKQKSNEKFPPFTLLIDIKTDGEAVYQVLRNQLREYEELLTSCQDGKTVRHPVQVVISGDRPIEMIEADNPRYAGIDGRLSDLDSDKPSQLMPLISDRWTSHFQYRGKGKMTEAERKKLREIVRQAHAAGRRIRFWATPESEELWKELVDARVDHINTDQLEKLHHFLIPQIQDSP, encoded by the coding sequence ATGTTTCGCTTGAAGTTCTTCTCTGTCTTACTACTGGCTCTGGTCTGCTGCAATTCGAATGGTCTGGCACAGTCGCTGCATCAGACACCGCTCTTTCAGGCCCATGCCCATAACGATTACAGACAGAAACGCCCGCTGCAGGATGCGTTGGATAATGATTTCTGGTCTGTGGAAGCAGATATCATTCTGGTTGATGGGGAACTGCTCGTTGGTCACAGCCGGGACGAGTTATCTATGGATCGTACGCTTCGCAAGTTATATCTCAACCCGCTGAAGAACTATTTTCTGGACAACAAACAGAAGTCAAATGAAAAGTTTCCGCCGTTCACTCTACTGATTGATATCAAAACCGATGGAGAAGCCGTTTATCAGGTTTTGCGGAATCAACTGCGGGAATATGAGGAACTCCTCACTTCCTGCCAGGATGGGAAAACAGTTCGTCACCCGGTGCAGGTCGTGATCTCGGGAGATCGGCCCATCGAAATGATCGAAGCTGATAACCCGCGTTATGCAGGGATTGATGGTCGTCTGAGTGATCTGGATTCCGATAAACCGTCACAACTGATGCCACTGATCAGCGACCGCTGGACGTCACATTTTCAATATCGTGGCAAGGGAAAGATGACTGAGGCAGAGCGCAAAAAACTCAGGGAGATTGTCAGGCAGGCACATGCGGCAGGGCGGCGCATACGATTCTGGGCGACACCCGAATCTGAAGAACTCTGGAAGGAACTCGTTGATGCGCGAGTCGATCATATCAATACCGACCAGCTTGAAAAGCTGCATCATTTTCTGATACCGCAAATACAGGACAGTCCTTAA